A section of the Asticcacaulis sp. EMRT-3 genome encodes:
- a CDS encoding polysaccharide biosynthesis/export family protein: MLTRRFFFHTMLASLTGLSVGLGAIQALAEDHEKPDKPHEIAFATWSDEEPLYLFYPGDKLEIDVAGAPELSRQTQVGPDGRVTLGLIGQMMAAFKTVPQLQSDIEQAYSSVLRDPKVTVYPGETAPMRILVGGEVKNPGFVEMTGDMDALQAVLAAGGFTHGAKTHQVVLIRRSRDGHAMRRILDLQDPLSGRSDRLEALRRFDIIYVPRTNIAEAGVFVEQWVNNLIPSPVINYFTYKTFK; this comes from the coding sequence ATGCTCACACGCAGATTCTTCTTTCATACGATGCTGGCCTCGCTGACGGGCCTGAGCGTGGGCCTGGGTGCAATACAGGCTCTGGCCGAGGATCACGAAAAGCCGGATAAGCCGCACGAAATCGCCTTCGCCACCTGGAGCGACGAAGAACCGCTTTACCTCTTCTATCCGGGCGACAAGCTGGAGATCGACGTGGCCGGCGCCCCCGAACTGAGCCGTCAGACGCAAGTTGGCCCCGATGGCCGCGTCACGCTTGGCCTGATCGGCCAGATGATGGCGGCCTTCAAAACCGTGCCGCAACTGCAAAGCGACATCGAACAGGCTTACAGCAGCGTGCTGCGCGACCCAAAGGTCACCGTCTATCCGGGCGAAACCGCGCCGATGCGCATTCTGGTGGGTGGCGAGGTCAAAAATCCCGGCTTCGTCGAAATGACCGGCGATATGGATGCTTTACAGGCCGTGCTGGCGGCGGGCGGTTTTACCCACGGGGCGAAAACCCATCAGGTGGTGCTGATCCGGCGCTCGCGTGACGGTCACGCCATGCGCCGGATCCTCGATCTGCAAGACCCGCTGTCGGGCCGCTCCGACCGCCTCGAAGCCCTGCGCCGCTTCGACATCATCTATGTGCCGCGCACCAATATTGCCGAAGCGGGCGTTTTCGTCGAACAATGGGTCAACAACCTGATCCCCAGCCCGGTGATCAACTATTTCACCTACAAAACCTTCAAATAA
- a CDS encoding ABC transporter permease, whose translation MAFVRTTGFWLSLVTLPLLITAIIFVPVLLRQSAPVTVLSVAVLDLSHDHIGGDLRDLVQAKAAPPAGSDALQGLAAKMAHGDVVRLAALPPSLDPASHPGLSVAQAEALIPKLLAAPDAKVSNIILAYDDGDVLQFHLWSTHAQKGKLQDMLQWDLHGLQYYKLAREHGIDHQLAHDMRESRATLVSLSPGTLRAGGALGDMLRDNAPRIIGMMSGYLAWMTIVSSSMILLSGVIEEKSSKVLEVVLASTSAESLLIGKVLGVACVMLTVGAIWSLGGWVLLSSGLSFLPPNMLAAVQAGLAGLFSPLHLLLLAAYFACGYLMFGVSFAAIGAFCETQKDAQAIMGPVMMVLMVPMLCMQSAFIAPESPILRWLSFVPIFTPFLMPLRLAEPLPWWEIALSLTLMVVLMVFMIGVGRRAFRQGALTGGKLSWGLLARIAIRRGAD comes from the coding sequence ATGGCCTTTGTGCGCACCACGGGCTTCTGGCTGTCGCTGGTGACCCTGCCTTTGCTGATCACGGCGATCATCTTCGTGCCGGTGCTGCTGCGCCAGAGCGCGCCGGTGACGGTGTTGTCGGTGGCCGTGCTCGATCTCAGCCATGATCATATAGGTGGTGATTTGCGCGATCTGGTGCAGGCGAAGGCCGCGCCACCTGCCGGAAGCGACGCCCTGCAAGGGCTGGCGGCGAAAATGGCGCATGGCGATGTGGTGCGGCTGGCAGCCTTGCCGCCGTCGCTTGATCCGGCCAGTCACCCCGGGCTGAGTGTCGCGCAGGCCGAGGCGCTGATCCCGAAACTGCTGGCCGCGCCCGATGCCAAGGTATCGAACATCATCCTCGCCTATGATGATGGCGATGTGTTGCAGTTTCACCTGTGGTCCACCCACGCGCAAAAAGGCAAGTTGCAGGACATGCTGCAATGGGATCTGCACGGCCTGCAATATTACAAACTGGCGCGCGAACACGGCATTGACCATCAACTGGCGCACGATATGCGCGAATCGCGCGCCACGCTGGTCAGCCTGTCGCCCGGCACTTTGAGGGCGGGCGGGGCGCTGGGCGATATGCTGCGTGATAATGCGCCGCGCATTATCGGCATGATGAGCGGCTATCTGGCCTGGATGACGATCGTGTCGTCGTCGATGATCCTGTTGTCGGGCGTGATCGAGGAAAAATCGAGCAAGGTGCTGGAGGTTGTGCTGGCCTCGACCTCGGCGGAAAGCCTGCTGATCGGCAAGGTGCTGGGCGTGGCCTGCGTCATGTTGACCGTCGGTGCTATCTGGTCGCTGGGTGGCTGGGTGCTGCTTAGTTCGGGCCTGAGCTTCTTGCCGCCCAATATGCTGGCGGCGGTGCAGGCGGGGCTGGCGGGGCTGTTTTCGCCGCTTCATCTGTTGCTGCTGGCGGCCTATTTCGCCTGTGGCTATCTGATGTTCGGCGTGTCCTTCGCGGCGATTGGCGCCTTTTGCGAAACCCAGAAGGACGCCCAGGCGATCATGGGGCCGGTGATGATGGTGCTGATGGTGCCGATGCTGTGCATGCAGTCGGCTTTCATCGCGCCGGAATCGCCGATTCTGCGCTGGCTGTCCTTCGTGCCCATCTTTACACCGTTTCTGATGCCGCTGAGGCTGGCTGAGCCGCTGCCGTGGTGGGAGATCGCGCTTAGCCTGACCCTGATGGTGGTGCTGATGGTGTTCATGATCGGCGTCGGGCGGCGCGCCTTCCGGCAGGGGGCGCTGACTGGCGGCAAGCTGAGCTGGGGCCTGCTGGCGCGCATCGCCATCCGGCGAGGGGCTGACTGA
- a CDS encoding sel1 repeat family protein, with product MTTMIETLTLPLPTPDMGGDDLFRLGMMYSTGQGGAPLDLISAHMMFNLAAMRGSMEASVYRRELSREMGREEIAEAQKAARQWLDQGRVGYAA from the coding sequence ATGACGACGATGATAGAAACGCTGACCCTGCCTTTGCCGACCCCGGATATGGGCGGCGATGACCTGTTTCGCCTCGGCATGATGTATTCGACCGGTCAGGGCGGCGCACCGCTCGATCTGATCTCGGCCCACATGATGTTCAATCTGGCCGCCATGCGCGGTTCGATGGAAGCCAGTGTCTATCGCCGCGAACTGTCGCGCGAAATGGGCCGCGAAGAGATCGCCGAAGCCCAGAAGGCCGCCCGCCAGTGGCTTGATCAGGGCCGCGTCGGTTACGCAGCCTAA
- a CDS encoding ATP-binding cassette domain-containing protein yields the protein MSDLALSLEGVGKTYDDFQAVRDLSFRVKRGTICGFLGPNGAGKTTSVRMMLGLTAPTTGQISVLGGSSARALDRIGFMPEERGLYRKMKAIDVIVFLAEMKGMKAAEARRRGREMLEAQGLGAFAHTQIRSLSKGMSQKVQLISCLVHEPELVILDEPFSGLDPVNQQGLEEVIRGLAKRGATVLFSTHVMQHAERLCEKVVLMGRGRKVFEGTLKEARAAAPRHLDLEGALDEADCLALPGVETASEMETDEGRLWHCRLAAWASPHEALKAAFLKGLDVRRFEAREPSLHDAFIVLTEAAAQTAGDDHT from the coding sequence ATGAGCGATCTGGCCTTGAGTCTGGAAGGGGTCGGCAAGACCTACGACGATTTTCAGGCCGTGCGTGATCTGAGCTTTCGCGTCAAGCGCGGCACGATCTGCGGATTTTTGGGCCCGAATGGCGCGGGCAAGACGACCAGCGTGCGCATGATGCTGGGCCTGACGGCTCCCACGACGGGGCAGATCAGCGTGCTGGGCGGCTCATCGGCGCGGGCGCTCGACCGGATCGGTTTCATGCCGGAGGAGCGCGGACTTTATCGTAAGATGAAGGCCATTGATGTCATCGTGTTTCTGGCCGAGATGAAGGGCATGAAGGCCGCCGAGGCGCGCCGCCGTGGCCGTGAGATGCTGGAGGCGCAGGGGCTGGGGGCCTTTGCCCATACGCAGATACGTTCGCTCAGCAAAGGCATGTCGCAAAAGGTGCAACTGATCTCGTGCCTGGTGCATGAGCCGGAGCTGGTGATCCTTGATGAGCCGTTTTCCGGGCTTGATCCGGTCAATCAGCAGGGGCTGGAAGAGGTGATCCGCGGGCTGGCCAAACGCGGGGCGACAGTTTTGTTCTCCACCCACGTCATGCAGCACGCCGAGCGCCTGTGCGAAAAAGTGGTGCTGATGGGGCGCGGGCGAAAGGTGTTCGAGGGCACGCTGAAGGAGGCGCGCGCTGCGGCACCGCGCCATCTCGATCTGGAAGGTGCGCTCGATGAAGCCGATTGTCTGGCCCTGCCGGGGGTCGAGACGGCGAGCGAGATGGAAACGGACGAGGGGCGGCTGTGGCATTGCCGTCTGGCGGCCTGGGCCAGTCCGCATGAGGCGCTGAAGGCGGCTTTTCTGAAAGGGCTGGATGTGCGGCGTTTTGAGGCGCGCGAGCCCAGCCTGCATGACGCTTTCATTGTTTTGACCGAAGCGGCGGCCCAAACGGCAGGAGACGATCATACTTAA
- a CDS encoding RcnB family protein, with the protein MSQNHRSLVSATVSGLALGLILALAAMPSLAAPHGGHDGGGHEGGGYQGERGGGRGGWNNATSSSTSRDYVRPAAPATSPRRDSRTPATNSTGNSNRPWWGSNNHAPLNGRPPQTQTQTTTQSTTHYDNARGRGPDHDDRDRSARGDHNWNGGHNDGNNDRGDHNWNGGGDRGDRYGGGDRNNHYGNGGYGGYNRGGYSYGGYSRGRTHFDWHDNQHFRGYSGVRYGYYFFPGVGYYNVPSQWYGHRWLEGEYLPDFFDSYRIYDWQAYDLPIPPYGCAWYFLGEDAVLADVDTGRILDVIYDFY; encoded by the coding sequence ATGAGCCAAAATCATCGCAGCTTGGTATCAGCCACGGTTTCCGGTCTGGCGCTTGGCCTGATCCTGGCCCTGGCCGCCATGCCAAGCCTTGCCGCCCCGCACGGCGGCCACGATGGCGGCGGTCACGAAGGCGGTGGTTATCAGGGCGAGCGAGGCGGCGGTCGGGGTGGCTGGAACAACGCGACCAGCAGCAGCACCAGCCGCGACTATGTGCGCCCCGCCGCGCCCGCCACAAGTCCGCGCCGCGACAGCCGTACCCCCGCGACCAATAGTACGGGGAATTCGAACCGCCCGTGGTGGGGCAGTAATAATCATGCCCCGCTCAATGGCCGCCCCCCTCAGACCCAGACGCAGACCACCACGCAGTCCACAACCCACTATGACAATGCGCGTGGCCGTGGCCCTGATCACGATGATAGAGATCGTTCAGCCCGTGGTGATCACAACTGGAACGGCGGCCATAATGACGGAAATAATGACCGTGGTGATCACAACTGGAACGGCGGCGGTGATCGGGGTGACCGCTACGGCGGTGGCGACCGCAACAACCATTATGGCAATGGCGGTTACGGTGGTTATAATCGTGGCGGCTACAGTTACGGCGGCTACAGTCGTGGCCGCACCCATTTCGACTGGCATGACAACCAGCACTTCCGTGGCTATTCGGGCGTGCGCTATGGCTACTATTTCTTCCCCGGCGTCGGCTATTACAATGTGCCGTCGCAATGGTATGGCCATCGCTGGCTGGAAGGCGAATATCTGCCGGACTTTTTCGACAGCTACCGCATCTACGACTGGCAAGCCTACGACCTGCCCATTCCTCCCTATGGCTGCGCGTGGTACTTCCTCGGCGAAGACGCCGTCCTTGCCGATGTCGATACGGGGCGCATTCTCGATGTGATCTACGATTTTTACTGA